A single genomic interval of Terriglobus albidus harbors:
- a CDS encoding tagaturonate epimerase family protein has translation MSDVLRLPRFSIGTGDRFAHQAKAQLQACVNAAKAGVEVVPVWNKSNREHTIIGSEPSLTRAAADAAVKALGWDKPYFLDADHINLKTMGRFVAPCDFFTIDVADDIGKPAAAADVDAFVARHPELVGTVNIPGIAEPFRTDEAFVRGVANKFLGAVQEAGKIYRAILEAKGEGKFVPEISMDETDLPQTPVELLIILAAIADEKVPIQTIAPKFTGRFNKGVEYVGDVAQFTREFEEDLAAIAFAVKNYGLPENLKLSVHSGSDKFSIYAAIHNAVTKTGAGVHLKTAGTTWLEEVIGLAEAGGSGLAIAKEVYAEAFSHADELMAPYATVIDIKKEQLPTVEEVNGWTSEQFVGALRHVQSNPLYNANFRQLIHVGFKVAAKMGPRYLEALEANEEIVAKNVTENLWERHIRPVFLGE, from the coding sequence ATGAGTGATGTATTGCGGCTTCCACGGTTTTCGATCGGTACCGGCGATCGGTTCGCCCACCAGGCAAAGGCGCAGCTTCAGGCCTGCGTGAATGCAGCTAAGGCCGGTGTGGAGGTGGTGCCGGTATGGAACAAGTCGAACCGTGAGCACACCATCATTGGCAGCGAGCCTTCGCTGACGCGTGCCGCCGCCGATGCTGCTGTAAAGGCGCTGGGCTGGGATAAGCCATACTTCCTGGACGCGGACCATATCAATTTGAAGACGATGGGACGCTTTGTCGCTCCCTGTGACTTCTTCACCATCGATGTGGCGGACGATATCGGCAAGCCCGCGGCGGCTGCCGATGTGGATGCTTTTGTGGCTCGCCATCCGGAGCTGGTAGGCACGGTGAACATTCCCGGTATTGCCGAGCCGTTCCGCACCGATGAGGCTTTTGTACGCGGCGTTGCCAACAAGTTTCTGGGCGCCGTGCAGGAGGCGGGAAAGATCTATCGCGCCATCCTGGAGGCGAAGGGTGAGGGCAAGTTTGTTCCTGAGATCTCGATGGACGAGACTGATCTGCCGCAGACTCCGGTGGAGCTGCTGATCATCCTGGCTGCGATTGCAGACGAGAAGGTGCCGATCCAGACGATCGCTCCGAAGTTCACCGGCCGCTTCAACAAGGGCGTGGAGTACGTGGGCGATGTCGCTCAGTTCACCCGCGAGTTTGAGGAAGACCTGGCCGCGATCGCCTTCGCTGTGAAGAACTACGGCCTGCCGGAAAACCTGAAGCTGAGCGTCCACTCCGGTTCGGACAAGTTCTCGATCTATGCCGCGATTCACAACGCTGTGACCAAGACCGGCGCGGGCGTTCATCTCAAAACGGCCGGCACCACCTGGCTGGAAGAGGTGATCGGCCTGGCAGAGGCCGGCGGTTCGGGCCTGGCGATTGCGAAGGAAGTGTATGCCGAAGCGTTCTCGCATGCCGATGAGCTGATGGCGCCGTATGCCACCGTGATCGACATCAAGAAGGAACAGCTTCCGACGGTAGAAGAGGTCAATGGCTGGACGAGTGAGCAGTTCGTGGGTGCGCTGCGTCACGTGCAGAGCAATCCTCTGTACAACGCGAACTTCCGTCAGTTGATCCATGTCGGCTTCAAGGTCGCGGCGAAGATGGGGCCGCGTTACCTGGAGGCTCTGGAGGCGAACGAGGAGATCGTCGCCAAGAATGTGACCGAGAACCTGTGGGAGCGCCACATCCGTCCGGTCTTCCTGGGTGAGTAA
- a CDS encoding gluconokinase, with protein sequence MILVLMGVSGAGKSTVGHTLAERLNCPFADADDFHPPANKAKMASGQPLNDEDRQPWLERLNQLMREWHEKGSSGILACSALKDKYRVILKQGMPEGTVQFVLLDLPKETLTERLAARKHEYMNPKLLDSQLATLERPSDAVIVTNDRPIEQVVDEILNKVK encoded by the coding sequence ATGATTCTGGTTTTGATGGGAGTTTCGGGAGCAGGCAAGTCGACGGTCGGTCATACGCTGGCCGAACGGTTGAATTGCCCGTTTGCCGACGCGGATGATTTCCATCCGCCTGCGAACAAAGCGAAGATGGCGTCGGGACAGCCGCTGAATGATGAGGACCGCCAGCCTTGGCTGGAGCGGCTGAACCAGCTGATGCGTGAGTGGCACGAGAAGGGAAGCAGCGGCATCCTGGCGTGTTCCGCGCTGAAAGACAAGTACCGCGTGATCCTGAAGCAGGGAATGCCGGAGGGAACGGTGCAGTTTGTGCTGCTGGATCTTCCGAAGGAGACGCTCACAGAACGATTGGCCGCGCGTAAACACGAGTACATGAATCCGAAGCTGCTGGACAGCCAGTTGGCTACGCTGGAACGCCCGTCTGATGCTGTTATCGTGACGAATGACAGGCCGATTGAGCAGGTTGTAGACGAGATTTTGAACAAGGTGAAGTAG
- a CDS encoding sugar kinase: MIVSIKPVTETGHDLVSLGEVMVRFDPGETRIARTRSFTVWEGGGEYNVARGLRRCFGMKTAIVTALVDNPVGRLVEDLMLQGGVDLRHVLWSKFDSIGRESRNGIYFLERGFGRRGAVGMMDRGHTAISQVKPGEIDWDRIFTHARWFHTGGVMAALSEGSTAVVLEAMLAAKRHGVVVSFDANYRPSLWKERGGRRGAVEVNRMLAEHVDVFFGHDGDLSAELGKSSQGPAWHTVESFGEMAQNVIRDFPGLKVLATTMRRVHSASSNDWGAFGYANGTVAEGIRYNDLEIFDRVGGGDSFASGLIYGLLMGRELKWSLDCGVAHGALAMLTPGDSSMATLAEVEGLMAGDGAGVKR; encoded by the coding sequence ATGATTGTCTCGATCAAGCCGGTGACTGAGACCGGACATGACCTGGTGTCTCTTGGCGAAGTGATGGTGCGTTTCGATCCAGGCGAGACGCGGATTGCACGGACACGCAGCTTTACCGTCTGGGAAGGCGGAGGCGAGTACAACGTCGCCCGCGGCCTGCGCCGCTGCTTCGGTATGAAGACGGCGATCGTGACGGCTTTGGTGGACAATCCTGTCGGGCGTCTGGTGGAAGACCTGATGCTGCAGGGTGGCGTCGATCTGCGGCACGTTCTCTGGTCGAAGTTCGACAGCATCGGAAGGGAATCGCGCAACGGTATCTACTTCCTCGAACGTGGCTTCGGCCGTCGTGGGGCGGTCGGCATGATGGACCGCGGACACACTGCGATTTCGCAGGTAAAGCCCGGCGAGATCGATTGGGATAGGATCTTCACCCATGCCCGCTGGTTTCACACCGGAGGTGTGATGGCGGCATTGAGTGAGGGCTCGACCGCGGTGGTGTTGGAGGCAATGCTCGCCGCCAAGCGTCACGGAGTCGTGGTCTCCTTCGATGCCAACTACCGGCCTTCGCTGTGGAAGGAACGTGGCGGACGCCGGGGTGCGGTGGAGGTAAACCGCATGCTTGCTGAACACGTCGACGTCTTCTTCGGACACGATGGAGACTTGAGCGCTGAGCTCGGGAAATCGTCGCAGGGACCGGCATGGCATACGGTCGAGAGCTTCGGCGAGATGGCGCAGAACGTGATTCGCGACTTCCCAGGTTTGAAGGTACTGGCAACAACGATGCGCCGTGTTCACTCAGCCAGCAGCAATGACTGGGGCGCCTTCGGCTATGCCAATGGTACGGTCGCGGAAGGAATACGGTACAACGACCTCGAGATCTTCGACCGTGTGGGCGGTGGCGACTCATTTGCCTCCGGCCTGATCTATGGTTTGTTGATGGGACGCGAACTGAAGTGGTCGCTTGATTGTGGTGTGGCGCATGGGGCGCTGGCCATGTTGACGCCGGGCGACAGCTCGATGGCGACATTGGCAGAGGTGGAAGGTCTAATGGCCGGTGACGGCGCAGGAGTGAAGCGATAA
- the kduI gene encoding 5-dehydro-4-deoxy-D-glucuronate isomerase yields the protein MKLLQVADAVRYERMTTDEVREAFLADELAIPGSLELRYIDLDRTVVGFAVPTINALELPCPAELRAEFFCQRRELGILNVGGPGVVTVDGTEFALDKLDCVYAGRGSKQVTFASKSSDVPAAFYLLSYPAHAEWPTAMVKFADLKPVELGALETCNHRKIYKAIHLEGIRSCQLVMGFTLLEPGSNWNTMPPHTHMRRSEVYMYFDVDAGHRVLHLMGPATSTKHLVVANHEVAISPGWSIHAGVGTKSYGFCWGMGGENQRYDDMDALTIADLR from the coding sequence ATGAAGCTGCTGCAGGTTGCGGATGCTGTGCGCTATGAGCGCATGACGACGGATGAGGTCCGGGAGGCATTTCTCGCGGATGAGCTGGCCATACCTGGCTCGCTGGAACTGAGATATATCGATCTGGACCGTACCGTGGTTGGATTTGCGGTTCCTACGATCAATGCGCTGGAGCTGCCGTGCCCGGCAGAGCTGCGGGCGGAGTTCTTCTGCCAGCGCCGTGAACTTGGCATCCTGAATGTCGGCGGCCCTGGCGTAGTGACGGTCGATGGCACGGAGTTTGCACTCGACAAGCTGGACTGCGTGTATGCCGGCCGTGGATCGAAGCAGGTGACGTTTGCCAGCAAGAGCTCTGATGTTCCGGCAGCCTTTTACCTGTTGAGCTATCCGGCTCATGCGGAATGGCCGACAGCGATGGTGAAGTTCGCCGATCTCAAGCCGGTGGAACTGGGCGCGCTGGAGACCTGCAATCATCGCAAGATCTACAAGGCGATTCATCTTGAAGGCATTCGCAGCTGCCAGCTTGTGATGGGCTTTACCCTGCTGGAGCCGGGCTCGAACTGGAATACGATGCCGCCGCATACGCACATGCGCCGCAGCGAGGTGTACATGTACTTCGATGTGGACGCAGGACATCGTGTGCTGCATCTGATGGGACCGGCAACTTCAACAAAGCATCTGGTGGTCGCGAATCACGAAGTGGCGATCTCGCCCGGCTGGTCGATTCACGCCGGAGTCGGCACGAAGAGCTACGGTTTCTGCTGGGGCATGGGCGGCGAGAACCAGCGTTATGACGATATGGATGCACTCACGATTGCGGACCTGCGATAA
- a CDS encoding SDR family NAD(P)-dependent oxidoreductase — MGHKLFDLTGKTAVVVGGTSGIGLAMSLGLAEAGADVVASSRRQEQVDEVAAKIEALGRRSLRVPTDVNDRATLQTLADKTLETFGKVDILINCAGKIKREPTLTVPEETWDDIMSTNVTGTLRACQIFGKHMLERGYGRIVNIASLNTFVSLKEVSAYAASKAAVGALTRSLAVEWSSLGVTVNAIAPGVFRTDLNAKLLDESPRGQELKMRTPMGRFGKTEELVGAAIFLASDAASFITGEIVVVDGGFLASGVNQ, encoded by the coding sequence ATGGGGCACAAGCTGTTTGATCTCACGGGCAAGACTGCCGTGGTAGTGGGAGGAACGTCGGGCATTGGCTTGGCGATGTCGCTGGGCCTGGCAGAGGCCGGCGCGGATGTGGTGGCGAGCTCGCGCCGTCAGGAGCAGGTGGATGAGGTTGCCGCGAAGATTGAGGCCCTCGGGCGGCGTTCGCTGCGTGTTCCGACGGACGTAAACGACCGTGCGACACTGCAGACCCTCGCCGACAAGACTCTGGAGACGTTCGGCAAGGTCGACATCCTGATCAACTGCGCCGGCAAGATCAAGCGTGAGCCCACTCTGACGGTTCCCGAAGAGACATGGGACGACATCATGAGCACCAACGTGACCGGCACCCTGCGCGCCTGCCAGATCTTCGGCAAGCACATGCTGGAGCGTGGCTATGGCCGCATCGTGAACATCGCTTCGCTGAACACCTTTGTCAGCCTCAAGGAAGTCTCTGCTTACGCGGCCAGCAAGGCTGCCGTAGGCGCGCTGACCCGCTCGCTGGCGGTGGAGTGGTCGTCCTTGGGCGTAACCGTCAATGCGATTGCTCCGGGTGTCTTCCGTACGGATCTGAATGCCAAGCTGCTCGACGAGTCTCCGCGTGGACAAGAGCTAAAGATGCGTACACCGATGGGCCGCTTCGGTAAGACCGAAGAGCTGGTCGGTGCGGCGATCTTCCTGGCGAGCGATGCTGCTTCGTTTATCACAGGCGAGATTGTGGTGGTCGACGGCGGCTTCCTGGCCAGCGGTGTGAACCAGTAA
- the uxaC gene encoding glucuronate isomerase yields the protein MLNEARLFPAEPGVRKIAEKLYETVRDLPIVSPHGHTDPRWFAEDPAFPDPAALLIQPDHYVFRMLYSQGVKLESLGVPQVDGMQKADSREVWRIFAKHYYLFRGTPTRMWLDYTLEKQFGLTELLTEKNADTFYDTIAAKLQTPEFRPRALFEKFNIETLATTDSPLDSLEYHKAIRESGWKGRVVPTFRPDAVVDAEYADFQGNLKKLGELTGEDTSNYKGYLAALRARRRFFIEMGATATDHGHLTAMTADLGEAAASALYAKIHAGTADAKEIQLFQAQMLTELAGMSVEDGLVMQLHPGSVRNHNLGIYKKFGRDKGADIPSPTEYVRNLRPLLDKYGNEPGFTFILFTLDETTYSRELAPLAGHYPCLRLGPAWWFHDSPEGMTRFREQVTETAGFYNTVGFNDDTRAFLSIPSRHDVARRIDCAFLARLVAEHRIEEQEAFEVAQDLTINLVRKAYKL from the coding sequence ATGCTGAACGAAGCACGTTTGTTCCCGGCGGAGCCGGGTGTACGAAAGATTGCAGAGAAGCTCTATGAGACGGTGCGGGACCTGCCTATCGTCTCTCCGCACGGACATACTGACCCGCGCTGGTTTGCTGAGGATCCGGCGTTTCCTGATCCCGCCGCGTTGCTGATTCAGCCGGATCATTACGTCTTCCGCATGCTGTACTCGCAGGGCGTCAAGCTGGAGAGCCTGGGTGTGCCGCAGGTTGACGGCATGCAGAAGGCGGACTCGCGTGAGGTTTGGCGGATCTTCGCCAAACACTATTACCTCTTCCGCGGCACGCCAACGCGTATGTGGCTGGACTATACCCTCGAAAAGCAGTTCGGCCTCACGGAGCTGCTGACCGAGAAGAACGCCGATACGTTCTATGACACGATTGCGGCGAAGCTGCAAACGCCTGAGTTCCGTCCGCGTGCTCTGTTTGAGAAGTTCAATATCGAGACGCTCGCGACGACCGACTCTCCGCTCGATAGCCTTGAATATCACAAAGCTATCCGTGAATCCGGATGGAAGGGACGTGTGGTCCCAACCTTCCGTCCCGATGCGGTGGTTGACGCTGAGTACGCCGACTTCCAGGGCAACCTGAAGAAGCTGGGTGAGCTGACCGGCGAGGACACCTCCAATTACAAGGGCTATCTGGCTGCGTTGCGCGCCCGCCGCCGTTTCTTCATCGAGATGGGCGCAACCGCTACCGATCATGGCCACCTGACGGCAATGACAGCCGACCTGGGCGAGGCCGCGGCAAGTGCTCTGTATGCCAAAATCCATGCCGGTACAGCCGATGCCAAGGAGATCCAGCTCTTCCAGGCGCAGATGCTGACCGAACTGGCCGGCATGAGCGTGGAGGACGGCCTGGTGATGCAGTTGCACCCCGGTTCTGTGCGCAATCACAATCTCGGCATCTACAAGAAGTTCGGCCGCGACAAGGGCGCCGACATCCCGTCGCCGACGGAGTATGTCCGCAACCTGCGTCCATTGCTGGATAAATACGGCAATGAGCCTGGATTTACGTTCATCCTGTTCACGCTCGACGAGACGACCTACAGCCGTGAACTGGCTCCGCTCGCCGGACACTATCCGTGCCTGCGGCTGGGCCCGGCCTGGTGGTTCCACGATTCGCCGGAAGGCATGACGCGCTTCCGCGAGCAGGTGACCGAGACCGCCGGCTTCTACAACACGGTTGGCTTCAACGACGATACGCGCGCCTTCCTGTCGATTCCTTCGCGTCACGATGTGGCAAGGCGTATCGACTGCGCCTTCCTGGCGCGGTTGGTCGCTGAGCATCGCATCGAGGAGCAGGAAGCCTTTGAAGTAGCCCAGGACCTGACCATCAACCTGGTGCGTAAGGCATACAAGTTGTAA
- a CDS encoding glucose 1-dehydrogenase — protein sequence MPVLDHFRLDNKVALVTGASAGIGASIAQALAEAGATVACHGNSRPAEATAASIGGNAAAFQADLSSTEGAQQLFDEVTAKFGHIDILINNAGTIIRHEAVDYPFEDWQRVIQINLNSVFQLSQLVGRALIERKAPGKIVNIASLLSFQGGIRVPAYAASKGAVAQLTKALANEWAPRGIQVNAIAPGYIATDNTLPLRNDETRNRQILERIPTGRWGDPEDIAATAVFLSSPAANYITGTVLNVDGGWLAR from the coding sequence ATGCCAGTACTCGATCATTTTCGTCTCGACAACAAAGTAGCCCTTGTCACCGGCGCCTCCGCAGGAATCGGCGCATCCATCGCTCAGGCGCTTGCTGAAGCCGGAGCCACGGTTGCCTGCCATGGCAACTCGCGCCCGGCAGAAGCTACCGCCGCTTCCATCGGCGGCAACGCTGCCGCATTTCAGGCCGATCTTTCGTCGACGGAAGGCGCCCAGCAACTTTTCGATGAGGTCACGGCGAAGTTCGGCCACATCGACATTCTTATCAACAATGCCGGCACCATTATCCGTCACGAAGCTGTCGACTATCCCTTTGAAGACTGGCAGCGCGTCATCCAGATCAATCTGAATTCTGTCTTTCAGCTCTCGCAGCTCGTCGGCCGTGCGCTTATCGAACGCAAGGCTCCAGGCAAGATCGTGAACATCGCTTCGCTGCTTTCCTTCCAGGGCGGCATCCGTGTTCCTGCTTACGCCGCCAGCAAAGGCGCTGTGGCACAGCTCACCAAGGCGCTGGCGAATGAATGGGCGCCTCGCGGGATCCAGGTCAACGCGATCGCTCCAGGCTATATTGCAACTGACAATACGCTGCCGCTTCGTAACGACGAGACCCGTAATCGCCAAATCCTCGAACGTATCCCGACCGGCCGCTGGGGTGATCCGGAAGATATCGCCGCTACCGCGGTCTTCCTCTCCAGCCCCGCTGCCAACTACATCACCGGCACGGTACTGAACGTCGATGGCGGATGGCTCGCGCGCTAA
- a CDS encoding D-sedoheptulose-7-phosphate isomerase gives MTSLVREHLNGTAATIQKVLADETILSTVAAAAEATAASMLKGGKLLVAGNGGSAADAQHLVAEFVCRLVHDRAAMRAVALTVDSSNLTAIGNDLGFDRLFSRQIEALGATGDVFFGISTSGNSPNILAAIDEAKKRGMITVGFTGKDGGRMVGLCDFTVIIPSSITAHIQECHLALEHVFCAMTERCYFEGLKQS, from the coding sequence ATGACATCCCTCGTCCGCGAACATCTCAACGGAACTGCTGCCACCATTCAAAAAGTTCTGGCTGACGAAACCATCTTATCCACCGTTGCCGCCGCTGCTGAAGCCACCGCCGCCTCTATGCTCAAAGGAGGCAAGCTTCTTGTCGCGGGTAACGGAGGCTCGGCCGCCGATGCTCAGCATCTGGTCGCCGAGTTCGTCTGCCGCCTGGTGCATGATCGCGCAGCGATGCGCGCCGTAGCACTGACAGTCGACAGCTCCAATCTGACGGCAATCGGCAACGATCTTGGTTTCGACCGTCTGTTCTCCCGTCAGATCGAAGCCCTCGGCGCCACGGGGGATGTCTTCTTTGGAATCTCCACCTCAGGCAATTCTCCGAATATCCTTGCGGCGATCGATGAAGCGAAGAAACGCGGCATGATTACCGTAGGATTCACCGGCAAGGATGGCGGCCGGATGGTAGGCCTTTGCGACTTTACCGTGATCATTCCATCGTCGATTACCGCCCACATTCAGGAGTGCCACCTGGCCCTTGAACACGTCTTCTGTGCGATGACCGAACGGTGCTACTTCGAAGGCTTGAAGCAGAGCTAG
- a CDS encoding bifunctional 4-hydroxy-2-oxoglutarate aldolase/2-dehydro-3-deoxy-phosphogluconate aldolase, whose translation MAAKQEILNRIREACLVPVLRASSPEKAVRMARAAAEGGVIVMEVTMTVPDAVSVIRTLVKEDPQMLIGAGTVLDPETAKMCIAEGAQFVVSPALNLRTVQYCREMDIAVFPGALTPTEIVTAWQAGADVVKVFPAGAMGGAKYLRSLKAPLPQIEMIPTGGVTVDTAQDFLSAGAFGLGVGADLMDERGLENGGVTAKAREYMQVVKSFRER comes from the coding sequence ATGGCTGCAAAGCAGGAGATTCTGAACAGGATTCGTGAGGCTTGTCTGGTGCCGGTGCTGCGTGCCAGCAGTCCGGAGAAGGCCGTACGCATGGCACGCGCCGCCGCCGAAGGTGGTGTGATTGTGATGGAAGTCACGATGACGGTGCCCGATGCGGTGAGCGTGATCCGCACCCTGGTCAAGGAAGACCCGCAGATGCTCATCGGTGCAGGCACGGTGCTCGATCCGGAGACGGCGAAGATGTGTATCGCAGAGGGCGCGCAGTTCGTGGTGAGCCCGGCGTTGAATCTGCGGACGGTGCAGTATTGCCGCGAGATGGATATCGCGGTATTTCCCGGAGCACTGACGCCTACCGAGATCGTGACCGCATGGCAGGCCGGAGCTGACGTCGTGAAGGTCTTCCCGGCAGGAGCGATGGGCGGAGCGAAGTATCTACGCAGCCTGAAGGCTCCGTTGCCGCAGATCGAGATGATTCCGACCGGTGGTGTTACGGTCGACACGGCCCAGGATTTCTTGTCTGCCGGAGCATTCGGTCTGGGAGTCGGAGCTGACCTGATGGATGAGCGCGGTCTGGAAAATGGCGGGGTCACCGCCAAGGCGCGCGAGTATATGCAGGTGGTGAAGAGCTTCCGCGAACGATAA
- a CDS encoding porin, whose product MALLLGGGAADSEAQEARNESEETKALRAEMAAMRKELQAQIDLLKTQLAMSRGAQPVAPVVPVLAANVAPAVAPPTVAPAAAPVAVAESSSSAAVTPVPVKPAEAVVAAVRPPAAADGPSSFRFKGISLTPGGFLSLDTIYRSKAMASEVNTIFSQLPYAGSGMAHVSEWYGSGRQSRFSLLAEGKTGFGKLTGYFETDFVAAGATSNNNQSNSYVLRQRQLWGQAAFNSGWTFTAGQMWTLATEHRRGTEPRAESLPTVLDAAQHIGYTWGRLGSVRVTKKFGESVQGAFSLEQSQALFSATNAPSNFFLGAPGNALGAYNPGFNYTENPAPDVLAKVSYDPAKGGVWRGHYELGVMGRLFRDRYYPAGSATPQNDTKAGGSFFVSGRVPVGQRFEIGAKVLAGRGVGRYGAATLPDVTVHPDGTLAPLRGAQAFFRAEFKATKKLDLFTYDGLEYTQRLYYRDSNGTLVGYAPPSMVNTGCAVEAAPTGNTGFVPGTPANCVGATRMLTARSVGYVYRFYDGPAGRFQFSTVYSYLTRDGWAGVGGAPRATNHFVYTGVRYFLP is encoded by the coding sequence GTGGCATTGCTGTTGGGCGGAGGCGCAGCAGACTCAGAGGCCCAGGAAGCACGGAACGAAAGCGAAGAGACAAAGGCGCTGCGTGCGGAGATGGCTGCCATGCGCAAGGAATTGCAGGCGCAGATTGATCTGCTGAAAACACAGTTGGCGATGAGCCGCGGCGCACAGCCGGTTGCCCCTGTGGTTCCGGTGCTGGCAGCGAATGTGGCTCCGGCCGTCGCTCCACCCACAGTTGCTCCTGCGGCAGCTCCGGTCGCCGTGGCGGAGTCATCCAGTTCGGCCGCGGTAACACCTGTCCCGGTCAAGCCTGCTGAGGCGGTTGTTGCTGCCGTAAGGCCTCCGGCGGCGGCCGATGGACCATCGAGCTTCCGTTTCAAGGGTATTTCTCTGACGCCCGGAGGCTTTCTTAGCCTGGATACGATCTACCGCTCAAAGGCGATGGCCTCCGAAGTGAACACCATCTTCAGCCAGTTGCCCTATGCCGGTTCAGGAATGGCGCATGTGAGCGAGTGGTATGGCAGCGGACGCCAGTCGCGCTTCAGCCTGCTGGCTGAAGGCAAGACTGGCTTCGGAAAACTGACCGGCTATTTTGAAACTGACTTCGTTGCTGCCGGAGCGACCTCGAACAATAACCAGTCCAACAGCTACGTGCTGCGGCAGCGCCAACTTTGGGGGCAGGCTGCCTTCAACTCCGGCTGGACCTTCACTGCGGGCCAAATGTGGACCCTGGCCACAGAACACCGCCGCGGCACGGAGCCACGCGCTGAGAGCCTTCCAACTGTTCTCGATGCTGCCCAACACATCGGTTACACCTGGGGTCGGCTTGGTTCGGTGCGTGTGACGAAGAAGTTTGGAGAGTCGGTACAAGGTGCCTTCTCACTGGAGCAGTCGCAGGCGCTGTTCAGCGCAACCAACGCCCCAAGCAACTTCTTCCTCGGAGCTCCGGGCAATGCACTGGGAGCCTATAACCCAGGCTTCAACTACACCGAAAATCCGGCTCCGGATGTGCTGGCGAAGGTCTCCTACGATCCAGCTAAGGGAGGTGTGTGGCGCGGACACTACGAGCTTGGGGTGATGGGCCGTCTCTTCCGCGACCGTTACTATCCAGCGGGCTCGGCGACACCGCAGAACGACACCAAGGCAGGCGGTTCCTTCTTTGTCAGCGGGCGCGTTCCAGTCGGACAGCGGTTCGAGATCGGTGCGAAGGTGCTCGCCGGTCGCGGCGTAGGCCGTTACGGTGCAGCCACTCTGCCGGATGTAACAGTGCATCCGGATGGAACGCTGGCGCCGCTGCGTGGCGCTCAGGCGTTCTTCCGCGCGGAGTTCAAGGCGACGAAGAAGCTGGATCTGTTCACCTACGACGGCCTGGAGTATACGCAGCGGCTCTACTACCGCGACAGCAATGGAACGCTGGTCGGTTACGCTCCACCGTCCATGGTGAATACGGGCTGCGCGGTCGAAGCTGCTCCCACTGGGAATACAGGATTCGTTCCCGGCACGCCTGCGAACTGCGTTGGCGCGACGCGTATGTTGACCGCGCGCTCTGTCGGGTACGTCTATCGCTTCTATGACGGTCCGGCGGGGCGTTTCCAGTTCTCGACGGTCTACAGCTACCTGACTCGCGATGGATGGGCTGGCGTGGGTGGAGCTCCGCGGGCGACAAACCACTTTGTCTACACGGGAGTTCGCTACTTCCTGCCGTAG
- a CDS encoding cupin domain-containing protein translates to MKIVTTAVAALLVAIPVSAQEFGPATVDPAGALASRGKEFLAKARIAETGVYSETLKDYGNHKTMLAARAKTGTPEYHEEWSDFFVVLDGEFTMLVGGKLKDQRLIDGKPGELSGSGIEGGTKIALKNGDVFHLQPKTPHQAVLTPGKTLLYYVIKVKE, encoded by the coding sequence ATGAAAATTGTGACAACCGCTGTGGCGGCATTGCTCGTGGCGATTCCTGTGAGCGCTCAGGAGTTCGGTCCAGCGACGGTAGATCCCGCAGGAGCGCTGGCTTCGCGCGGGAAAGAGTTCCTGGCTAAGGCCAGAATCGCAGAGACCGGCGTCTACAGTGAGACGTTAAAAGACTACGGAAATCACAAGACAATGCTAGCCGCACGTGCGAAGACTGGCACGCCGGAGTATCACGAGGAGTGGAGCGATTTCTTCGTCGTCCTCGATGGCGAATTCACCATGCTGGTCGGCGGAAAGCTGAAGGACCAGCGTCTGATCGACGGGAAACCTGGCGAGCTGAGCGGCTCTGGAATTGAGGGTGGAACGAAAATCGCACTGAAGAACGGGGACGTTTTCCACCTTCAACCGAAGACTCCGCACCAGGCCGTGCTGACTCCGGGTAAGACGCTGCTCTACTATGTCATCAAGGTGAAAGAGTAA